The Clostridia bacterium genome window below encodes:
- the cutA gene encoding divalent-cation tolerance protein CutA gives MTDTRLLLSTAGSREEAKTIAHALVERRHAACVNLVGPLESIYRWKGEVESAAEFLLLIKTTVENVAAVRDDIRELHSYELPECIAIDITDGCPDYLRWIVDSVR, from the coding sequence ATGACGGACACTCGCCTGCTGTTGAGCACTGCCGGTTCTCGTGAAGAAGCGAAGACCATTGCGCATGCACTTGTGGAACGCCGGCACGCTGCCTGCGTCAACCTCGTTGGCCCTCTCGAATCCATTTACAGATGGAAGGGAGAGGTCGAGAGCGCCGCTGAATTTCTCCTGCTGATTAAGACTACCGTGGAGAACGTCGCCGCTGTTCGCGACGACATCAGAGAGTTGCACTCCTACGAACTTCCCGAGTGCATCGCCATCGACATCACGGACGGCTGCCCTGATTACCTGCGCTGGATTGTCGACTCGGTCCGGTAA